One window of the Betta splendens chromosome 21, fBetSpl5.4, whole genome shotgun sequence genome contains the following:
- the LOC114847241 gene encoding uncharacterized protein LOC114847241 isoform X2, translating into MVLAGAHPAAADMAAWPAWMLLLLLLLCVSERGLARCSVQPIAPPKLSKVSCPPIKAQSQMFSFLLLLNDSYVTKIHLSKSDSAGSLVSGHFEVTSSGAYVCRSEGIYPPPFTEDCRSTAVTEGGPEATEEGTQPLPATSGTVASARLHCPPPGLVPEVAMWAACALLLLYSVSVSCIAAVLWRKRRVEDCAVYMNTRRADPKRPAKP; encoded by the exons ATGGTGCTGGCCGGAGCGCATCCAGCTGCTGCCGACATGGCGGCCTGGCCCgcgtggatgctgctgctgctgctgctgctgtgtgtgagtgagcgaggGCTCGCGCGCTGCTCAG TTCAACCCATCGCGCCGCCAAAGCTCAGCAAAGTGTCCTGTCCACCCATCAAAGCCCAAAGCCAGATGTTcagtttcctgctgctcctcaacGACAGCTACGTCACTAAAATACACCTGAGTAAG TCGGACTCCGCAGGGAGTCTGGTCTCTGGACACTTTGAGGTCACGTCCAGCGGCGCCTACGTCTGCAGGTCGGAGGGCATTTATCCTCCACCGTTCACGGAGGACTGTCGGTCCACGGCCGTCACCGAGGGCGGCCCTGAAGCCACAGAGGAGG GAACGCAGCCTCTTCCAGCAACCAGTGGCACCGTGGCCTCGGCCCGgctccactgccccccccccgggcTGGTACCAGAGGTGGCGATGTGGGCGGCGTGTGCTCTGTTACTGCTCTACAGCGTGTCGGTCTCCTGCATCGCCGCCGTTCTATGG AGAAAGAGACGAGTGGAGGACTGTGCCGTGTACATGAACACCCGACGTGCAGATCCCAAGAGGCCAGCGAAGCCTTAA
- the LOC114847241 gene encoding uncharacterized protein LOC114847241 isoform X1 has translation MVLAGAHPAAADMAAWPAWMLLLLLLLCVSERGLARCSVQPIAPPKLSKVSCPPIKAQSQMFSFLLLLNDSYVTKIHLSKQSDSAGSLVSGHFEVTSSGAYVCRSEGIYPPPFTEDCRSTAVTEGGPEATEEGTQPLPATSGTVASARLHCPPPGLVPEVAMWAACALLLLYSVSVSCIAAVLWRKRRVEDCAVYMNTRRADPKRPAKP, from the exons ATGGTGCTGGCCGGAGCGCATCCAGCTGCTGCCGACATGGCGGCCTGGCCCgcgtggatgctgctgctgctgctgctgctgtgtgtgagtgagcgaggGCTCGCGCGCTGCTCAG TTCAACCCATCGCGCCGCCAAAGCTCAGCAAAGTGTCCTGTCCACCCATCAAAGCCCAAAGCCAGATGTTcagtttcctgctgctcctcaacGACAGCTACGTCACTAAAATACACCTGAGTAAG CAGTCGGACTCCGCAGGGAGTCTGGTCTCTGGACACTTTGAGGTCACGTCCAGCGGCGCCTACGTCTGCAGGTCGGAGGGCATTTATCCTCCACCGTTCACGGAGGACTGTCGGTCCACGGCCGTCACCGAGGGCGGCCCTGAAGCCACAGAGGAGG GAACGCAGCCTCTTCCAGCAACCAGTGGCACCGTGGCCTCGGCCCGgctccactgccccccccccgggcTGGTACCAGAGGTGGCGATGTGGGCGGCGTGTGCTCTGTTACTGCTCTACAGCGTGTCGGTCTCCTGCATCGCCGCCGTTCTATGG AGAAAGAGACGAGTGGAGGACTGTGCCGTGTACATGAACACCCGACGTGCAGATCCCAAGAGGCCAGCGAAGCCTTAA
- the cd28 gene encoding T-cell-specific surface glycoprotein CD28 homolog, which yields MLLTHCVMLSVLGLCLPARAAVTVVQPYRVLSSNATATVRCWIQPQPAYHQSQSPEEQSPPYPYPDPEVFRVALLRSPHGSQELCSSVINVTGQRVTDVKAEGEVQCTARVQAGAVEVTVSGLKPSHTDIYRCNIEIFYPPPFLRLTGNGTLIHVPDSCPQRGAEAQVAQHSDGAEEAERDGTLSLPVVVLVMLIIFVLIAIVYLQSLQCRRGRREVIGAVPVGAHKVEAVAVSYGNIA from the exons ATGCTCCTGACTCACTGTGTGATGCTGTCAGTCCtgggtctgtgtctgcctgCACGGGCTG ctgtgacGGTGGTGCAGCCCTACAGAGTGCTGAGCTCCAACGCCACGGCAACGGTCCGATGCTGGATCCAGCCCCAGCCCGCCTATCACCAGAGCCAGTCCCCTGAGGAGCAGAGCCCTCCGTACCCGTACCCGGACCCCGAGGTGTTCCGTGTGGCCCTGCTGAGGAGCCCTCACGGCTCCCAGGAGCTGTGCTCGTCTGTGATCAACGTCACCGGGCAGAGAGTCACAGATGTGAAGGCCGAGGGAGAG GTTCAGTGCACCGCTCGGGTGCAGGCGGGCGCCGTGGAGGTGACGGTGTCGGGCCTGAagccctcacacacagacatctaCCGCTGTAACATCGAGATCTTCTACCCGCCGCCGTTCCTGCGGCTCACTGGCAACGGCACACTCATCCACGTCCCAG ACAGCTGTCCTCAGCGGGGGGCCGAGGCCCAGGTGGCCCAGCACAGCGATGgagcggaggaggcggagcGCGACGGCACCCTCAGTCTTCCTGTGGTCGTGCTGGTGATGCTGATCATCTTTGTCCTCATCGCCATCGTCTACTTGCAG tctctccagtgcAGACGAGGGCGGAGGGAGGTCATCGGGGCGGTGCCCGTCGGAGCTCACAAAGTGGAAGCTGTGGCGGTTTCATACGGAAACATTGCATGA
- the LOC114847668 gene encoding CD209 antigen-like protein E, protein MEETSISVEHEGFVHSRPTRNQTGLRSNTKCSGPVVLNLVLLSVLLLAGHIRQGFLYHDAAAELFTIKANVTDLTEERNQLKTNVTDLTEQRNQLKINITEMQKLLKQKKACPAGWRMFGCSCYLLSSRSGPWTVGRNDCIRRGAHLVVIKSREEQTFVSGITKKAAWIGLSDRGHEGSWTWIDGTPLTSNSAQFWWKDEPNNSGPTGDEDCVEITGYRARWNDMRCDASQRWICEKEA, encoded by the exons ATGGAGGAAACATCCATCAGTGTCGAACATGAGGGGTTTGTCCACTCAAGGCCTACGAGGAATCAGACGG GTctcaggtcaaacacaaagtgtTCTGGTCCCGTCGTCCTCAATCTGGTTCTGCTGAGTGTTCTGCTGCTCGCTGGACACATCCGCCAAGGTTTTCTCT ACCacgatgctgctgcagaactcTTCACCATCAAAGCCAACGTCACTGATCTGACTGAGGAGAGAAACCAGCTGAAGACCAACGTCACTGATCTGACTGAGCAGAGAAACCAGCTGAAGATCAACATCACTGAAATGCAGAAGCTGCTTAAGCAGA AGAAAGCGTGTCCTGCTGGATGGAGGATGTTCGGCTGTTCCTGTTACCTCCTCTCCAGTCGGTCTGGACCTTGGACAGTCGGCAGAAACGACTGCATAAGGAGAGGCGCACATCTGGTGGTGATAAAGAGCAGGGAAGAGCAG ACGTTCGTCTCTGGAATCACCAAGAAGGCAGCTTGGATTGGTTTGAGTGACAGGGGCCATGAGGGGTCCTGGACCTGGATCGATGGAACTCCACTGACCTCCAACTCAGCTCA GTTCTGGTGGAAGGATGAACCTAATAATAGTGGTCCGACTGGTGATGAGGACTGTGTAGAGATCACTGGTTACCGTGCTCGTTGGAACGACATGCGCTGTGATGCATCTCAGCGGTGGATCTGTGAGAAAGAAGCATGA
- the LOC114847667 gene encoding CD209 antigen-like protein E isoform X1: MEDIYANVENDMSVKTRPLGMEPGPRSSERSRHGAVVLGLVLLSVLLLAGLICLGVHYHDAAAQLSTIKANVTDLMEERNQLKTNVTDLIEERNQLKTNVTEIQMLLKQKKACPDGWRRFGCSCYLLSSQSGPWTDGRDDCRSRDAHLVVIDSSKEQTFVSGITKKAAWIGLSDRDQEGTWTWIDGTPLTSTSAQFWGTDQPDNIGLNGDEDCGHIRADTAQWNDLSCDDSLQWICEKVA, translated from the exons ATGGAGGACATATATGCGAACGTTGAAAACGATATGTCTGTTAAGACAAGACCTTTAGGAATGGAACCAG GGCCCAGGAGCTCAGAGAGATCACGTCATGGAGCCGTGgtcctgggtctggttctgctgagtGTTCTGCTGCTCGCTGGGCTCATCTGCCTCGGTGTCCACT ACCACGATGCTGCTGCACAACTCTCCACCATCAAAGCCAACGTTACTGATTTAATGGAGGAAAGAAACCAGCTGAAGACCAACGTCACTGATCTGATTGAGGAGAGAAACCAGCTGAAGACCAACGTCACTGAAATTCAGATGCTGCTCAAGCAGA AGAAAGCGTGTcctgatggatggaggaggttcGGCTGTTCCTGTTACCTCCTCTCCAGTCAGTCTGGACCTTGGACAGACGGCAGAGACGACTGCAGAAGCAGAGACGCACATCTGGTGGTGATCGACTCCAGTAAAGAGCAG ACGTTCGTCTCTGGAATCACCAAGAAGGCAGCTTGGATTGGTTTGAGTGACAGGGACCAGGAGgggacctggacctggatcgATGGAACTCCACTGACCTCCACCTCAGCTCA GTTCTGGGGGACGGACCAGCCTGATAATATTGGGCTGAATGGTGATGAGGACTGTGGACACATCAGAGCTGACACTGCTCAGTGGAATGACCTTTCCTGTGATGATTCCCTGCAGTGGATCTGTGAGAAAGTAGCATGA
- the LOC114847667 gene encoding CD209 antigen-like protein C isoform X2: MEDIYANVENDMSVKTRPLGMEPGPRSSERSRHGAVVLGLVLLSVLLLAGLICLGVHYHDAAAQLSTIKANVTDLMEERNQLKTNVTEIQMLLKQKKACPDGWRRFGCSCYLLSSQSGPWTDGRDDCRSRDAHLVVIDSSKEQTFVSGITKKAAWIGLSDRDQEGTWTWIDGTPLTSTSAQFWGTDQPDNIGLNGDEDCGHIRADTAQWNDLSCDDSLQWICEKVA, encoded by the exons ATGGAGGACATATATGCGAACGTTGAAAACGATATGTCTGTTAAGACAAGACCTTTAGGAATGGAACCAG GGCCCAGGAGCTCAGAGAGATCACGTCATGGAGCCGTGgtcctgggtctggttctgctgagtGTTCTGCTGCTCGCTGGGCTCATCTGCCTCGGTGTCCACT ACCACGATGCTGCTGCACAACTCTCCACCATCAAAGCCAACGTTACTGATTTAATGGAGGAAAGAAACCAGCTGAAGACCAACGTCACTGA AATTCAGATGCTGCTCAAGCAGA AGAAAGCGTGTcctgatggatggaggaggttcGGCTGTTCCTGTTACCTCCTCTCCAGTCAGTCTGGACCTTGGACAGACGGCAGAGACGACTGCAGAAGCAGAGACGCACATCTGGTGGTGATCGACTCCAGTAAAGAGCAG ACGTTCGTCTCTGGAATCACCAAGAAGGCAGCTTGGATTGGTTTGAGTGACAGGGACCAGGAGgggacctggacctggatcgATGGAACTCCACTGACCTCCACCTCAGCTCA GTTCTGGGGGACGGACCAGCCTGATAATATTGGGCTGAATGGTGATGAGGACTGTGGACACATCAGAGCTGACACTGCTCAGTGGAATGACCTTTCCTGTGATGATTCCCTGCAGTGGATCTGTGAGAAAGTAGCATGA
- the LOC114847667 gene encoding C-type lectin domain family 12 member B-like isoform X3, with translation MEDIYANVENDMSVKTRPLGMEPGPRSSERSRHGAVVLGLVLLSVLLLAGLICLGVHYHDAAAQLSTIKANVTDLMEERNQLKTNVTDLIEERNQLKTNVTEIQMLLKQKKACPDGWRRFGCSCYLLSSQSGPWTDGRDDCRSRDAHLVVIDSSKEQQTSTSSCSSTCSLLTADQTSLSRFLSDLVCQSVHQQSKQEGTQS, from the exons ATGGAGGACATATATGCGAACGTTGAAAACGATATGTCTGTTAAGACAAGACCTTTAGGAATGGAACCAG GGCCCAGGAGCTCAGAGAGATCACGTCATGGAGCCGTGgtcctgggtctggttctgctgagtGTTCTGCTGCTCGCTGGGCTCATCTGCCTCGGTGTCCACT ACCACGATGCTGCTGCACAACTCTCCACCATCAAAGCCAACGTTACTGATTTAATGGAGGAAAGAAACCAGCTGAAGACCAACGTCACTGATCTGATTGAGGAGAGAAACCAGCTGAAGACCAACGTCACTGAAATTCAGATGCTGCTCAAGCAGA AGAAAGCGTGTcctgatggatggaggaggttcGGCTGTTCCTGTTACCTCCTCTCCAGTCAGTCTGGACCTTGGACAGACGGCAGAGACGACTGCAGAAGCAGAGACGCACATCTGGTGGTGATCGACTCCAGTAAAGAGCAG caaacctccacctccagctgttcctccacctgctctctcctcactgcagatcaaacatcattgtccagattcctgtctgacctcgtctgtcagtctgttcatcagcaaagcaaacaagaagggactcaAAGCTGA